Proteins encoded within one genomic window of Hevea brasiliensis isolate MT/VB/25A 57/8 chromosome 8, ASM3005281v1, whole genome shotgun sequence:
- the LOC110648982 gene encoding omega-3 fatty acid desaturase, chloroplastic, producing the protein MAASWVLSECGIRPLPRIYPQPSTGFASKNTNFFKLRPLPVSKSQNLGSFKVSNWYKKRNWALNVAAPVNVKTVGGEEDKEREEITGVNEEEGEFFDPGAPPPFKLADIKAAIPKHCWVKDPWRSVSYVVRDVALVFGLAAVAAYFNNWVVWPLYWFCQGTMFWALFVLGHDCGHGSFSNNPKLNSVVGHLLHSTILVPYHGWRISHRTHHQKHGHVENDESWHPLSRKIFNSLDNATKTLRFTLPFPMLAYPFYLWSRSPGKKGSHFHPDSDLFVPNERKEILTSTACWTAMAALLVCLNFAMGPVQMLKLYGIPYWIFVMWLDFVTYLHHHGHEDKLPWYRGKEWSYLRGGLSTLDRDYGWINNIHHDIGTHVIHHLFPQIPHYHLIEATEAAKPVLGKYYREPKKSGPFPFHLLGSLIRSMKQDHYVNDTGDVVYYQTDPNLYGGAKIE; encoded by the exons ATGGCTGCTTCCTGGGTTTTATCCGAATGTGGCATAAGACCCCTCCCTAGAATTTACCCTCAACCCAGTACTGGCTTTGCATCAAAGAACACCAATTTTTTCAAGCTCAGACCATTACCAGTCTCAAAAAGCCAGAATCTTGGTTCTTTCAAGGTCTCAAATTGGTATAAAAAGAGGAACTGGGCATTAAATGTTGCAGCTCCTGTAAATGTTAAAACTGTGGGCGGAGAGGAGGATAAAGAAAGAGAGGAAATTACTGGAGTTAATGAGGAGGAAGGTGAATTCTTTGACCCAGGTGCTCCGCCACCTTTTAAATTGGCTGATATAAAAGCAGCCATACCAAAACATTGTTGGGTTAAAGATCCATGGAGATCTGTGAGCTACGTTGTGAGAGATGTGGCTTTGGTTTTTGGATTGGCTGCTGTTGCTGCTTACTTCAACAATTGGGTTGTTTGGCCTCTTTACTGGTTTTGTCAAGGGACCATGTTCTGGGCTCTTTTTGTTCTTGGCCATGATTG TGGTCATGGAAGCTTCTCAAATAATCCAAAGCTGAATAGTGTTGTGGGTCATCTCCTTCATTCTACAATCCTTGTTCCTTACCATGGATG GAGAATTAGCCACAGAACCCATCATCAAAAGCATGGACATGTTGAAAATGATGAATCATGGCATCCA TTGTCTAGGAAAATCTTCAACAGTTTGGATAATGCCACAAAGACATTGAGGTTCACTTTGCCTTTCCCCATGCTTGCCTACCCTTTCTATCTG TGGAGTAGAAGCCCTGGAAAAAAGGGTTCTCATTTTCATCCAGACAGTGATTTGTTTGTCccaaatgagagaaaagagattCTTACCTCAACAGCCTGTTGGACAGCAATGGCTGCATTGCTTGTGTGCTTAAACTTTGCAATGGGTCCTGTCCAAATGCTTAAACTCTATGGCATTCCGTACTGG ATTTTTGTCATGTGGTTGGACTTTGTAACGTATTTGCATCACCATGGTCATGAAGACAAACTTCCCTGGTATCGTGGAAAG GAATGGAGTTATCTGAGAGGAGGGCTTAGTACTCTTGATAGAGACTATGGATGGATAAACAACATCCACCATGATATTGGCACTCATGTGATTCATCATCTCTTCCCTCAAATCCCACACTACCACTTAATTGAAGCA ACTGAAGCAGCTAAGCCTGTGCTAGGGAAATACTACAGGGAACCAAAGAAATCTGGACCTTTTCCATTTCACTTACTGGGAAGTCTTATAAGAAGCATGAAACAAGATCACTATGTAAATGATACTGGAGATGTTGTCTACTATCAAACAGATCCTAATCTTTATGGAGGTGCGAAAATAGAGTGA
- the LOC110648986 gene encoding uncharacterized protein LOC110648986: MALDVTIFETIIPSRFLSFTVPHPTLHTHLLRVAVLDSPIQTSDSLIVAALFVPENRESDWIFSTESGHLQLLLSSPGISRLILIGKNPINVPDSLMISHKRDKDTQFVKNLENSLKPLLIALSPKLSVKNGIFDMPFLHYEDNLICSVVLERSVGVLVGEMLVEDVEIESHSELDDNCREREFRRRMRFKRMPNLIQTEIRIVPEPDFVLDRIRIGGKVQFRPDTGVLVHPYLIPMVSGLSLVGPHIEDRIQNGYKPKALCLGVGGGALLSFLRSQFGFEVFGVEMDEEVLRVARQYFGLQECEIQIFVGDAIQYLETIASGGSSSNFVSCSDEEDHLNHATVFNTKFDVIMVDLDSCDAMSGISAPPMELIQSHILFAASSVLCDFGILIINVIPPSRPFYDTLIHKFREFFNELYEIDVGNGENFVLVAKMLPFPSSVSESQNTFLKKLREVVLGKYLDSIRKI, from the coding sequence ATGGCTCTTGACGTTACGATCTTTGAAACCATAATCCCCTCTCGCTTCCTCTCCTTCACTGTCCCTCACCCTACTCTCCACACCCACCTTCTTCGTGTGGCCGTTCTCGATTCACCCATCCAAACCAGCGACTCGCTCATTGTCGCCGCTCTTTTTGTCCCTGAAAACCGCGAATCAGACTGGATTTTCTCCACCGAGTCCGGTCATCTCCAGCTTCTCCTCTCCTCTCCTGGAATCTCTCGGCTCATATTGATCGGAAAAAACCCCATCAATGTTCCTGATTCTCTCATGATTTCGCACAAGAGAGATAAAGATACCCAGTTCGTGAAAAACCTTGAAAATAGCTTAAAACCTCTTCTTATCGCTTTATCTCCCAAGCTTTCTGTTAAAAATGGGATCTTTGATATGCCCTTCTTGCATTATGAAGATAACTTGATTTGTAGTGTGGTTTTAGAGAGAAGTGTTGGGGTTTTGGTGGGTGAAATGCTTGTTGAAGATGTTGAGATAGAGAGTCACAGTGAATTGGATGATAATTGTAGAGAACGAGAGTTTAGGAGGAGAATGAGGTTTAAAAGAATGCCGAACTTGATTCAAACAGAGATCCGAATAGTGCCTGAACCAGATTTTGTTTTAGATCGAATAAGAATTGGTGGTAAAGTGCAGTTTAGGCCTGATACTGGGGTTTTGGTGCATCCATATTTGATACCAATGGTAAGTGGTCTGTCCTTGGTAGGTCCTCATATTGAGGATAGGATTCAAAATGGGTATAAGCCTAAAGCTTTGTGTTTAGGAGTTGGAGGTGGGGCTCTGCTTAGTTTTTTAAGAAGCCAATTCGGATTTGAAGTTTTTGGTGTGGAAATGGATGAGGAGGTTTTAAGGGTTGCAAGACAGTATTTTGGATTGCAAGAATGCGAAATTCAGATTTTCGTAGGAGACGCAATACAGTATTTAGAGACAATCGCTAGTGGAGGCAGTTCCTCAAATTTTGTTTCTTGCAGTGATGAGGAAGATCATTTGAACCATGCAACTGTTTTCAATACTAAGTTTGACGTTATTATGGTTGATTTGGATTCCTGTGATGCCATGAGTGGTATCAGTGCTCCTCCGATGGAGCTTATTCAGAGCCATATTCTTTTTGCTGCAAGTTCTGTTCTTTGTGATTTTGGAATTCTTATTATCAATGTGATTCCTCCAAGCAGGCCATTCTATGATACACTAATACATAAATTCCGGGAGTTTTTTAATGAGCTGTATGAAATTGATGTTGGAAATGGAGAGAATTTTGTTCTTGTTGCCAAAATGCTGCCTTTTCCGTCTTCAGTCAGTGAGAGCCAAAATACTTTTCTTAAGAAACTAAGGGAGGTGGTTTTGGGAAAATACTTGGATTCCATCAGGAAAATTTGA